The genomic segment GCAAGATAGACGCCGCCACTGATGGACCCTTTCTCTTTTTGCGCAGATTTTTCCTCAAATGAAAGGATCCTATTATTTTCTTTGTCGATCACTAATTTACCATAGCGACTTACATCCTCTACTTCAAGAGAAGTAAAAACTATATCAGCATCCATTTCTTGTTGTTTGTGGATGAGTGCTGAAAGGGAAAAATCCAAGTAGGAGTCGCCATTGAGAATAAGAACAAGTTCTGATGTAGTTAGTGATAGCGCTTTTTTTATAGCCCCTCCTGTGCCAAGAGGAGTCTCTTCTAAAGAAAAGGCAAGAGGGATCAAGCTTTTATATTGGGCGTAATGATCAATGATTTGATTTGCTCTGTATCCTACTGCAAGAATGGCTTTAGAAATAATTTGGAATAGGGATAGCTGCTTGAGTAGTATATCTAGAAAGGCAGATCCATTGATAGGCGCAAGTGGCTTTGGAAGGTCTGGAACTGCTTCTTTTAAACGCGTGCCAAGGCCACCTGCTAAGATGATTGCTTCCATTTAGAATTTATTCCTTCATATAGATAATGCTTGCACCTGTGTTTTCGAAGCGCACTTTGACTTCAAGAAGATCTTTTAGAGCTTCTTTTACTTTATGTTGCCTTTCAGGTGGTACAAAAAGGGCCAAAAAGCCACCGCTTCCAGCGCCGCACAGCTTGCCAGCATAAGCACCAGCATTTCTTGCCGCAGAATAAGCTTGATCTATAAATGAAGAGGATACTTTGCTAGATAATTGTTTTTTCATCTCCCAGCTTTCGTGTAGAAGGAAGCTAAGCTCTGGAATCATATTCTCTCTAGAGGAGTTTGCAATGATCTCTTCTGCTTTGTAGACCATATCAACCATTTTGAGAAGGTGTTCATCATTGGATTTATTATGAGTCTTTTCTATTTGTTCTTTTACAACATCACTTGCATGCCTTGTAAGACCTGTATAAAACATCATGAGGTGATTATTAAGATCTTGTAGTTTTTCTTGAGATACGATTACAGGCCTGGATTGAATTCCTGAGTTGCTAAATTCAATTACGTTGAATCCTCCAAGAGATGAGTGAAACTGATCTTGAGAGCCAACATTTTCTTTGATCATGGATTGTTCTATATGACATGCTTCTTCTGCAAGCCTTTGTTTAGAAACTTTTTGGCCACAAAAAGCATATAAGCTATTTAAGAAGCCTACTGTGAAAGAGGAAGAGGAGCCAAGACCTGTTCTTGCAGGTAAGTCAGAAAAAATATGGATATCGAGGTTTTGGTCGATACCTTTAAATTTAAGGCATTCTCTGATGCTTGGATGTTCAATATGGTCTACTGAATTAACAAGCTCAGTTTTAGAGTAGGCAATGCGAATTTTATGGTCAAAGAAGCCGCTTTGGGTGCTAATACTTACGTGAGTATATTTGTCGATAGACGTGCCAAGAACAGCTCCTTTATTTCTAAGATAAAATCCAGGATAATCGGTGCCACCACCAAAAAAACTAATTCTTACAGGGGTCCTTGAAATGATGATCATTATTTCTTTCTCATAAAAATCTAAAGCATCACAAGATATTTAAATGGAAGTTCTTCTGTCAACTCAATTGTTATAGTTGTAATTTTTTGGCATAAGAGAGTAATCTTTTTTGAAGTTATACATAAACAAGTTCAAGAAGTGGTTTGTGTATAGAAGTAATTTGGAGTTTTTATGACGGTGCTTTCAGTTGTTTTAGCTAATTATAATCATGCGCACTTTCTTCCAGAAGCTTTGGATGCTATTTTGAGTCAATCAGTTGACTCTATGGAAGTTTTGATTTTGGATGATGCTTCTACGGATAATAGTATTGAGGTAATTAAGGAGTATCAAAAGCGGTTTCCTCAAATTCGCTTAATTGCTCGCGAAAAAAACGGAGGGCCTATTATTGCAGCAAATCAAGGGATAGGGGAGTCAAAAGGAAAATACATAGCTACTTGTTCTGCTGATGATAAAGTGCTACCTGGGTTTTTTAAAGAGTGCATTGAGATGTTAGAGCGATTTCCGAAAGCTGCTCTTTGCACAACAAATTTTTGCTGCTTTACGGAAGGGGAGACAAAAAAATTTGCAGAAAGAGGACTTATTCATGTTAAGCAACCCTGTTTTCTTGAGCCCCAAGATATCATTAAGGCAATTAAAAAATATGACTTCTGGATTCCTGGAAATGGATCTATTTTTAGAAAGTCTTCTCTTCTTGAAGCAGGTCTTTTAAGGCAGGATTTAAAGGCATTATGTGATTGGTTTTTAAACACTACAGTAGCTATTCGCCACGGCATATGTTACATTCCTCGTCCGCTTGCCTCATTTAGAATCGTTAAAAATAGTTATTCTTCAAAAAGTCCTCAAGCACTGTTGTATGATGCTTTATTTAATATTCTAGAAGAGCCTCAATTGCAAGATATGAAAAAGGCTTTTTTTGCTTCCGGTATGGTATTTCAACTGGATAAGGCAATTTTTTCCTACATACGCAATAAGCAAGGGCTAAAAAAATATTATCCAAGAATTGTGATTCAGAAGTTGATAAGAAAATTGTTTAGAAATAGATATAAAAGAATGCTTCAAGAGGTAGTTTAAGAGAGATAGTATGCTGTGTCGAGTATGTGATGCAAATCATTTTAGTTTGGCTGTAGATTTAAAAGATCAGCCTTGGGGAAATCATTTTCTTAGCAAAGAAGAAGTAGGAAAAGAGCCATACTATCCTTTGCGTGTTATTTATTGCCATAAATGTAAAACAGCGCAGTTGGATTTTACTGTAAAGAAAGAGGTGATGTTTACGGATCATACCTATCTTTCAGGAGTTACACGTTCTTTAACTGAGCATTTTAATCAAACGGCAATCGATGTAGATAATAGATTTTTTAAGGGTAATCAAGAAAAAACAATGCTAGATATTGGCTCCAACGATGGTAGTCAGCTTGCTTGCTATCAAAATCAGGGATTTGATGTGCTTGGAGTAGAGTCTTCTAGGCGTGTTGCACAGATTGCCAATGAAAAAGGATTGCCAACAGTTCATGCTTTTTTTAATTTGGAAACAGCTGAAAAAATAGATAGAACATTTGATGTGATCAATGCATCGGGTGTTTTTTTCCATTTAGAAGAATTGCACTCAGTTACAGAGGCCATCAAGAAAGTTCTTAAAAAGGATGGCATATTTGTTGTTCAGTTTTTATACATGAAAAGTATCATGGAGAATGTAGCTTTTGATCAGATTTACCATGAACACCTTTTATTTTATACGTTAAGGACGATAGATACCCTTTTGCAGCGTCATGGCTTGGAACTTTTTGATGCTTATTTATCGCCTATTCATGGGGGATCCATGATAGCTTTTGTCTCTCATAAAGGCTCAAAAATGCAGACAGAGAGGCTTTTAAAGCTCAAGAGGGAAGAGGAAGACTCTGGTTGTAATGAGCTTAAAGCTTATATACAGTTTGCAAAACGTATAGAGATTTTAAAGGAAGAGAATTTATCTTATTTGTCTTATAAGAAAAGCAAAGGCAAGACGATTTATGGCATGGGAGCTCCTGTAAAGGGGAATACGCTTCTTAATTATTTTGATATTGGCAAAGAACTTTTAGATTGCCTTATTGAAAAAAACGAATTGAGAAAAGGTCTTTTTAGCCCAGGAAAACACCTTCCTATCTTGATTGAAAAGGAGCTTGTCTCTCCTCCAGATGTTTATTATGTGCTTGCATGGAATTTTAAGCGCGAAATCTTAAAAAATAATCAAGAATTAATAAAAAAAGGCGTTGAATTTTATTTTCCTATTGATCCAGAGAGGAATGTATGAATATTTTAGTTACGGGTGCAAGGGGTTTTTTAGGTAACTTTCTCTGCTCGGTGTTAGAGTCGCAAGGACATACACTTGTTAAAGTGCATTCTCAGAATTGCGATTTAACAAACAAATTTTCTTTGAGGCAATTTGATGATACTTGTTTTGATCAGATCTACCACTTAGCTGCATGGACGCAAGCGGGTGACTTTTGCTTACACCATCCTGCGGAGCAATGGTTGATTAATCAGAAAATTAACACAAACGTTTTAGATTGGTGGTTACTTAAACAACAAAATGCCAAAATGATTTGTATGGGAACAAGCTGCGTATACGACCCAGAACTGCCTTTAGAGGAAGAATATTATTTGAAGGGGCAGCCTATAGATAGTTTGTTCACATATGCTATGACAAAAAAGATGCTTCTTTGTGGTCTTCAAGCCTTAAATAAACAATTTGGTTTGAATTATCTCTATCTTGTTCCTTCTACACTTTATGGTCCTGGCTATCATACAGATGGAAGGCAAATGCATTTTATCTTTGACCTTATTAGAAAAATACTAAGAGGCCTGTTTTACAATGAACCTGTGGTCCTTTGGGGAGATGGGAATCAAAAAAGAGAACTTGTTCACATCAATGATTTTGTAAAAACACTTATAGCTCTTGTTGACATGGAAACCAATCATGTAATCAATATAGGTGCTGGCATTGAGCATTCTATAGCAGAATTTGCAAGAGAAATTTGTGAGCAGGTTGGTTACTCTTTTTCTTCTATTCAATTTGATATAAGTAAATATGTAGGAGCAAAATCAAAAGTATTATCTATTAAAAAACTAAAGCAGATTGTTCCTGAATACCAAACACTTTCTTTAAAAGAGGGCTTAAAAGAGACGATCGCTTGGTTTTTACAAAATAGAGAAGTTCTTATACCCATTAAGAGTAATTGATGAAAGTGTGGTCTTTAATACCAATGCTGCGCTATGAAGAGGGGCATCCTTATCAATATAATTTAGCAGTAGGTAAAGCATGTGGATTAAATGGATGGAAACATGAGGCATTAGTTCCAAGGTCATGTTGTATAGAAAATTTACCTGAAAGTTGGCTAAAAGTTCTAGGGAATGATCGCATTAGTGAGAAGCATGGCGTGGTATTATGGAAGACTCCTCTATCTAAATTAAAGATTTTTTTAAAGGTCTTTTTTCCCCTTTGTAAAGCCCTGTCTAAAGTAAAATATGAAAAGGGAAGAAAGGTTATTTTCTTAGAACAGTTTTTTGTTCCTCAAATGGTGGGATTTACCTTGGCCATGTGTTTAATGAGGCCGAAAGCTGAGGTTTGGTTTGTTCACCGCTATTCTCCAGAGCAACTTGGATTTAAGGCTAAAATATACAAATGCATGCATCAATTGCTAATTTGTTTTCTTGGAAAAGAGAAGATAAAGCTTTTTGCAGATAGTGAGCTTTTGGCAAAAAGTCAAAGAGAATTTTTTAGACAGGAAGTAATCATTTTGCCCGTACCCCATACAGATTATTGTAATGGGCTTGTTAAAGAGAAAAAGGAAAAAGATACACTTCTTTGGTGGCCAGGAGGGTATACAACCGTTGCAAAAGGCTTAAAAGTTATTCAAGATCTTGTTAAAAGGGATTTGAAAGGTAATTTTAAACTTGTTGTAGCAGATAGTGCTCGGGAACATTTAAAAGAGTACGTTGTTCCTATTCAATTCATTTCAAGCGCGCTTTCAAGAAAAGAATATATGAAATGGATGAATAAAACAGATCTGGTGCTTTTGCCCTATGATCCCGAAATCTATCATTTTGCAACTTCTGGAATATTTGTAGAGGCAATTGTTGCGGGAAAAATACCCGTAGTTACGGATGGCACATGGATGGCTTATGAGTTAAAGAGGTTTCAGTTACAAGATTTTATTGTAGATTGGCATCGTAAAGACCTTTTTGAACATTTTCAAGAGATTCTTGCAGATAAGCGTCTAAAAATTTTATTAGAAAAAATGCAAAAGACGTATGGTGATTATCATTCGATACAAGGGTTTGCAGATATTATTAGCAAGGTATGAACAGAAAAAACTATTTAGTACGCTATCCTGGAATTAAATACATCCTTTGGATGATAGACTCTTTTCTGTCTTTGAGAAAGCCCCTCTTTAGGGGTGTCATTTTGCCTCCTAAGCGTATTTTGCTTAGCAATCTTGCTCATTTGGGTGATATTGTGAATGCAACGGCTGTATTGCCTGTGTTAAAGCAAGCATTTCCTGGAGTGAAAATTGGCTTTGTTGTGGGTAGCTCATCAAAGGATCTTATAGAAAATCACCCCATGATTGATCATATTCATGTAGTGGATCATTGGAAATTTAATCGTTCTAATATTTCTTTTTTTGCAAAAATAAAGCAGTATTATAGAAGCAAAAATATGGCCCTAAAAGAAATTCAAAAGCAGCGCTACGATGTAGCAATGGACCTTTATTTCTACCTTGGAAATGCAATACCTTTATTGAAAAAAGCTAATATTCCTGTTCGTATTGGCTTTACAAGCGGAGGATTTGGCCCATTATTGACCCACCCAGTTGATTGGAAGTTTGAAAAAGGGCAAGTTATTGAGTATTATAACGAATTACTTAGTCTGTTGCCTATTTCTCAAAGTAATTTACTTGCATTGAGGCCAACGCTTTCATTCAAGGATGAAGTTCTTTACCATCGTCTGAGAAAACGCTTTAACTTAGAAAAAAAATATATCGTTTTTCATCCAGGGGCAGGGGCGCAATTTAAAGAGTGGCCACTTTCTAATTGGAGAAAATTGTTAGAAGAGTGCGTTGCGAAAGGATATGCAGTTGTGATTACAGGACAGGGAAAAAGAGAGAAAGAAATTGCTGTAAAACTTGTTCAAGATGTACCAAATGTCATAACTTGCGTAAGTCTGCTTACATTGAAGGAGTTTGTTGTACTTTTGCAAAAAGCAGATCTGTTAGTAGGTGTTGACTCTGCCGCTGGCCACATAGCTTCAGCTGTTGGAACGCAATCACTGCTCATTTATCCAGGTATAAACCGTATAAATGAATGGGCGCCTATTACTGGAGCACATGTTTTGCAAAAGCCTGTGCTTTGCGCTCCTTGTTTTAAAAGAAAAGGATGCAAAAGTATGGAGTGTGTACAAGGTGTTTTGGTTGAAGATGTTTTATTGCAAATAGTTCAGAGGGTAATTAAGTGAATGCTCTTCAAAAGATTAGAAATGCGCGTCTTGTAGTTTTTACAATCATTTGTATGAGTCTTTTGTTTACTTTAACAAACCTAATACCACTTAGCCTTACATTTGGGGTGCTTATTATTTTATTGCCAGCACTACTATTAGGACAAAAAACATGGCATCCGATTCTTATTATAACGAGTGTTTTGTTGTTTTATTTTTTGTGTTGGACCCTTATATATAGTCCTTCGGCTTTTTTAGATTACTCTTTCTATCGAAGAGATGGCAATGTATTTGCAACTCTTTTGCCCATTGTTCTTTTTGGTGCCATGTGCTTTCCTATGGATGTAGAGAAGCTGGCAGAATATTTTGTTTATATTGTAAGTAGCATTAATTTTATAGCAGCTCTAGGTTATAAGTTTTTTGGCATAGGCCAAGAGCTTGCAGGTTCTTGTTATTGTTTTATGTTTTTAACACATAATGCGGCAGGAGGCTTTTTAGCGATGCTTTCAGCACTTTCTCTGGCATTGTGGCTGCGTAATAAGACGACGCCTTTATTACTGATAGTAATTGGGAATTTGACTACTCTTTACATGTCAGATTCAAGGGGGAGTGTTTTGGCGCTCGTAGGAGCCGTTTTTATGCATTATGTGTTAAAAGAGCGGCATATTAAAAAGATTATGACTTTAGTTGTTATAATCACGGTTGTAACTATAAGCATTACTTATACTTTATGGGATTCTTATGGAAGGGACTTGAATTATTCTACAGCAGACATGGATTCAATAGAACAAAATGTTCAGTTAAATTTTGAGAGAAGTTATACATTCGTTGATAGAGTGCTTTTTTTGTGGCCAAGGGCTGTATATCTATGGTTATATTCTCCTGTTTTTGGAACAGGATTTGGAAGTTATAATGATTTACCCTATAATCTAGAGGGACTAGAACATATTTTTATGATAAATATCCCCAAAGAATACATTTACTCTGATGGACATGCTCATCATACATTCTTTCACATCCTTGCAGAAACAGGCCTCTTGGGGTTTTTATTTACTCTATTATTTCTTGTGACTATGCATCGATTCATCTTAAGTCTAAATTCTTCTTTTCTTCGTAGTAGCCTTGGACTTATGTTTTGGGTGGCAGTTTGGTCTTCGATGACGGAACATAGGCTTTTTACACCCTCCCAAATGTTACCATTTACTATTTTATTAGGATTGACGCTTGGTAATGAAAGAGTAAAGTCTGTAGTATTACAAAATATTAAGGCACTCAAATTCCCGTTGCAGCAATATGGCTTTTTAAAGCAGATTCGTGGTATTGTTAGAAAATGAAGATCCTTTTGACAGGTGATAGTGGTTTTGTTGGGCAATATGTAAAACAACATGTAAAGCAACATATAGATATTGTTCTTTTAAGGGACGCCAACGGAAACAAGAACGGAAATAGGATAGATCTTTGTGATGAGAATAAGCTTTATAGTTTCATTGCATTGCACGCTATCGATCATGTAATTCACTTAGCAGCGCAAAGTCATGTTCCAACATCTTTTGAAGATCCAAAAAGAACTTTTGAAGTGAATTTTTTTGGTACTTTTAATTTATTAAATGCATTAAAAAAAGCAGGATTTAAGGGAAAATTTTTATATGTAGGCTCTTCTGAGGTTTATGGTCTTGTCAAAGAAGAAGAGTTGCCAATTATCGAATCACAACTCTTGAAGCCAAGAAACCCTTACGCAGTAAGCAAAGTGTCTGCAGAGGCGCTTTGTTATCAGTGGAGCCTTTCGGAGCAGTTTGATATAGTGATGGCAAGACCGTTTAATCATATAGGGCCTTTTCAGAGTGATAGATTTGTTGTATCTAGTTTTGCAAAGCAGATCATGCAGATTAAATTGAAAATACAAGAGCCTGTTATTGATGTAGGGGACATCTATGTGACTCGAGATTTTACCGATGTAAGAGATGTTGTAGATGCTTATTTACTTCTTCTTGAAAAAGGAGAAAATAGTGAAGTCTACAATGTATGTACGGGTGTTGAGCATTCTTTAGAGTGCATTTTAAAAGAACTTCTTAAGATTGCGCAAGTAGATGCTTCTATAGGTACTTCTAAGAACTTAATGCGTCCTTCTGAGCAAAGGCGAATGCGTGGAAGCTTTCAAAAATTAAAAGATCATACGGGCTGGAGCCCTAAAATACCCTTTCATAAGACACTGCAAGATATTTTAAATGGTTGGGAGAAAACATTATGCCAAAAAGAGCATTGATTACAGGAATTACGGGTCAAGATGGAGCCTACCTTGCAAGATTTTTGCTTCAAAAGGGTTATAGCGTTCATGGCCTTCAAAGAAGAGCATCTACTCTCAATACAACACGTATTGACTCGATACTTACAGAATATCAAGAAAGTTGCTTGTTTCATCTTCATGAGGGGGATTTATCGGATGGGCCTGCTTTAAATCAGATTATAAAAAGTGTTGAGCCAGATGAAATTTATAATTTAGGCGCTCAAAGCCATGTGGCAACATCTTTTGAATTGCCAGAATATACAGCAAATGTAAGTGGGCTTGGGACACTTCGTCTTTTGGAGGCATGTCGTCTTTTAGGCCTTGAGAAAAAAACGCGTTTTTATCAGGCATCTACTTCAGAATTGTTTGGAAAGGTTCAGGAAGTTCCGCAGAGAGAGACAACGCCTTTTTATCCAAGATCTCCCTATGCTATTGCTAAACTTTTTGCGTATTGGACAACGATTAATTATAGAGAGTCGTATGGAATGTATGCCTGTAATGGAATTTTGTTTAATCATGAGTCACCCTTTCGTGGAGATAATTTTGTAACAAGAAAGATTACAAGGGGGCTTTCTCGTGTCTTACATGGAATACAAAAATGTCTTTATATGGGAAATTTGGATGCTAAGAGAGATTGGGGGCATGCAAAAGATTATGTTGAAATGCAGTGGATGATGTTACAGCAAGATAAGGCTGAGGATTTTGTTATAGCAACAGGTGTGCAGCACTCGGTAAGAAAATTTATAGAGCTTGCACTTGCAGAAGTAGGTATAGAGCTTGATTTTGATGGTACAGGTGTATCTGAGGTGGGTATTGTACGTAAAGTTCCCAAGGAATATAGTGTTCATGTAAAAGAGGGCGCTGTAATTGTTGCAGTAGATAGTAAACACTTTAGACCAGCAGAAGTAGACACCCTTTTGGGCGATGCAAGCTTTGCCTACCAAAAGCTTGGATGGAAGCCTAAAATATCCTTTGAGGAGTTAGTAAAAGAGATGATGCATCACGATATGAAGTTAGCAAGTTTGCATAAAATAGACTTTAATTTTTTACATCAGATGCCAGAAAACATAGTTGAAGGGGTTAAAAAAATGTTTGCGCCTCAAGTTTATGAGAAATTAGAGTTACCTTCCTAAAATAGGGCACAATGTATGCGCGTTGCAATTGTTCATGACTGGCTTAAGACCTATGCGGGATCAGAGCGTGTTTTGGAGCAGATGCTCTTAGTCTATCCAGAAGCAGATCTTTTTAGTGTAGTTGATTTTGTTCCAAAGAATGAAAGAGCTTTTATTCAAAATAAACAAGTGACAACAACATTTATACAAAAACTTCCTTTTGCAAAAAATAAGTTTCGCTTATTTTTGCCTCTCATGCCCCTTGCAATTGAGCAGCTTGATGTAAGTTGTTATGATTTGGTCATTTCAAGTAGTCACGCAGTTGCAAAGGGGGTAATTACAGGTCCTGGTCAGTTGCATATATGCATGTGTTATTCTCCTATTCGTTATGCATGGGATCTACAGCACCAATACTTGCACGAAACAGGTTTAAACCATGGAATGAAGGGAGCTATTGCAAAATACCTGTTGCATAGGATGCGCCTTTGGGATGTTAGGACTGCACATGGGGTAGATCATTTCATTGCAATTTCTCAATTTATTGCAAAGCGCATTCGAAAGGTATATGGAAGAGATTCTACAGTTATCTATCCACCTGTTGACATCTCTGGTTTTTCCTTTGAAGATCAAAAGCAAGAGTTTTATCTAACGGCATCTAGGATGGTTCCTTATAAAAAAATAGACCTCATCGTAGATGCTTTTTCAAAGATGCCAGAAAAAAAGCTAGTTGTTATTGGAGATGGTCCTGATTATAACAAGATACGAAAAAAAGTGAGCAATAATATTACTTTACTTGGTTTTCAACCTTTTAATGTGTTAAAAGATTACATGCAAAGGGCAAAAGCTTTTGTATTTGCAGCAAAAGAAGATTTTGGTATAGCTCCCCTAGAAGCGCAAGCTTGTGGTACCCCTGTGATTGGCTTGGGATCTGGTGGGCTTTTGGAGACAATAAAGGGTTCATCTCACGATGAGCCTACAGGTTGTTTTTTTATGGAACAAACAGAAGAATCTATTATTGAAGCTGTAGAGTATTTTGAGCGTTTGCAAAAGAAGATTGATTTGCAAGAGTGTCGCAGCAATGCAGCAAGATTCTCTTCAGAGAGGTTTAGACAGGAGTTTCGAGCATTTATTGATAGCAAGGTTTAGTGAATATGAAAGCATTAATTTTGGCAGGTGGAAGTGGCACTAGATTATGGCCTGTATCAAGAAGTGCCTATCCTAAACAGTTTTTAAGTTTTGGAGAAAGTGAGTCCTTTTTACAAAAGACAATTAGAAGGAAATTGTCTTGTATGCCTGCAAGAGACATTTTTATCTTAGCTCATGAAGAATATATTCATGATATTAATAAACAGGTAAAAGAAATAAGCCTTGAAGTTGCAGACAATATTTTGTTGGAACCGCATAGAAGAAATACAGCCCCTGCAATTGCTCTTGCATTAAAATACATTGTAGATAGGAAAAGGGGGACATTAGATGATGTTCTTATAGTATCTCCTGCGGATCATATATTTAGTCCGGAAGAAGATTTTGAGGGCTATGTCAGACGAGCAGAATACCTTGCAAAAAAAGGGCATATTGTCACATTTGGTATCCAGCCAACCTATCCAGAGACTGGCTATGGTTATATTAAACGAGAAAAGCAGGTTTTGTATGAGGATGGAACTGCAAAAGTAAATAAATTTGTAGAAAAACCTAATTTTGAAACCGCTGAGCGCTATGTCTCTAGTGGCGAGTACCTCTGGAATTCTGGGATGTTTGCCTTTTCGGTAGGCGTCATGTTGAAAGAGATGGAGGATTTTACACCAGACGTTCATAGATTGTTAGAGGGCTCATACGATGATGCTTATAAAAACTTTCATCAGATGCCCTCCCTTTCTATTGACTATGGAGTTATGGAAAAATCGCAAAAGGCGGTTGTGCTACCTTTGAACTTATCTTGGTCTGATATTGGATCGTGGGATAATGTTTATGAAATGCTTCCAAAAGATGTTAATCAAAATGCAACACTTGGTTCTGTGGTTGATATAGACACTAAAAATTGTTTGATCTTAGGTGGTAAAAGACTTGTTGCA from the Chlamydiales bacterium genome contains:
- a CDS encoding mannose-1-phosphate guanylyltransferase/mannose-6-phosphate isomerase; amino-acid sequence: MKALILAGGSGTRLWPVSRSAYPKQFLSFGESESFLQKTIRRKLSCMPARDIFILAHEEYIHDINKQVKEISLEVADNILLEPHRRNTAPAIALALKYIVDRKRGTLDDVLIVSPADHIFSPEEDFEGYVRRAEYLAKKGHIVTFGIQPTYPETGYGYIKREKQVLYEDGTAKVNKFVEKPNFETAERYVSSGEYLWNSGMFAFSVGVMLKEMEDFTPDVHRLLEGSYDDAYKNFHQMPSLSIDYGVMEKSQKAVVLPLNLSWSDIGSWDNVYEMLPKDVNQNATLGSVVDIDTKNCLILGGKRLVATIGLEDMLIVETDDVILIAKKNESQKVKSLVDKLKMANRKEVVEHVTVNRPWGTYTILDQDTRYKIKKILVSPGQILSLQKHYHRSEHWVIVKGTAKVTIGDQETYVHENESIYVPKGSLHRVENPGKVPLEIIEAQVGEYLGEDDIVRFEDIYGRGNR
- a CDS encoding glycosyltransferase family 4 protein — its product is MRVAIVHDWLKTYAGSERVLEQMLLVYPEADLFSVVDFVPKNERAFIQNKQVTTTFIQKLPFAKNKFRLFLPLMPLAIEQLDVSCYDLVISSSHAVAKGVITGPGQLHICMCYSPIRYAWDLQHQYLHETGLNHGMKGAIAKYLLHRMRLWDVRTAHGVDHFIAISQFIAKRIRKVYGRDSTVIYPPVDISGFSFEDQKQEFYLTASRMVPYKKIDLIVDAFSKMPEKKLVVIGDGPDYNKIRKKVSNNITLLGFQPFNVLKDYMQRAKAFVFAAKEDFGIAPLEAQACGTPVIGLGSGGLLETIKGSSHDEPTGCFFMEQTEESIIEAVEYFERLQKKIDLQECRSNAARFSSERFRQEFRAFIDSKV